Proteins from one Nicotiana tabacum cultivar K326 chromosome 23, ASM71507v2, whole genome shotgun sequence genomic window:
- the LOC107765158 gene encoding uncharacterized protein LOC107765158 — protein sequence MSNRQDSDVDDDFSDLYKEYTGPVRSNTTKAQEITVTNKRSHAGSDEEEDAPDPNAVPTDFTSREAKVWEAKSKATERNWKKRKEEELICKICGESGHFTQGCPSTLGANRKSQDFFERVPARESHVKALFSEKVINQIEKDVGCKIKMEEKFIIVSGKDRLILRKGVDAVHKIKEEADKKGPSSSQASRSRSPERRSPVSSRMVRSDSQRSNHSPQNASQLHHRYGRQEKVVDDRGHDGFHKIARGSSQAYGNDGARGRSSQSKSPARPTYMSNSYNSYDGHGQGRGVYRPDGWDAGRRGSDMKSNRDFDYPSIPQSLENLELHYQKDAIDLGRIRDKEEDEENHKHREAIREVRENYMKKLTILRVEHAKQWEEFLQLDALRRQQLAGQHASASGFGSYNQQSYQEYENSAGNPHYSGPNIPMEPRVRYPNPMDNYHPSRPQDSYGDFQRQRRDDYGKAYNRY from the exons ATGTCTAATAGGCAAGATTCAGATGTTGATGATGATTTCAGTGATCTTTACAAGGAATATACTGGCCCCGTTAGATCCAACACAACTAAGGCACAAGAGATAACAGTGACAAACAAAAGGTCTCATGCTGGTTCCGATGAGGAAGAGGACGCCCCCGACCCCAATGCTGTCCCGACGGACTTTACTAGCAGGGAAGCAAAGGTTTGGGAAGCTAAATCTAAAGCTACTGAGAGAAACTGGAAGAAAAGGAAGGAGGAAGAATTGATTTGTAAAATATGTGGAGAGTCAGGCCACTTTACCCAG GGATGTCCATCTACTCTTGGAGCGAATCGCAAGTCTCAAGATTTCTTTGAGAGAGTGCCTGCAAGGGAAAGCCATGTGAAAGCTTTATTCAGTGAGAAAGTTATAAATCAAATTGAGAAGGATGTTGGCTGCAAAATCAAAATGGAGGAGAAGTTTATCATAGTTAGTGGGAAGGACAGATTGATCCTAAGAAAAGGAGTGGATGCTGTACATAAAATTAAAGAAGAAGCGGACAAAAAGGGTCCTTCTAGTTCTCAGGCGTCCAGATCAAGGTCACCTGAGCGCAGAAGTCCTGTTAGCTCTCGTATGGTACGTTCTGATTCTCAGAGATCCAATCACAGCCCTCAGAATGCATCACAGTTACACCATAGGTATGGAAGACAAGAGAAGGTTGTGGATGATCGCGGTCATGATGGTTTTCACAAAATTGCAAGGGGTAGTTCACAAG CTTATGGTAATGATGGAGCTAGAGGTCGATCAAGCCAGTCAAAGTCTCCGGCACGCCCCACTTATATGAGTAACTCGTATAATTCGTACGATGGTCACGGTCAGGGCAGGGGTGTATACAGGCCTGATGGTTGGGATGCTGGTAGACGTGGTTCTGACATGAAATCTAACCGTGACTTTGACTACCCCTCCATTCCACAATCCTTAGAGAATCTTGAATTGCACTACCAAAAGGATGCTATAGATCTAGGAAGAATTCGGGAtaaggaagaagatgaagaaaatcaCAAGCATAGAGAG GCCATCAGAGAAGTAAGAGAGAACTACATGAAGAAATTGACCATCCTTAGAGTTGAACATGCAAAGCAATGGGAAGAGTTTCTACAACTTGATGCTCTGAGGAGGCAACAGCTGGCAGGACAGCATGCGTCAGCCTCTGGGTTTGGCAGTTACAATCAACAGAGTTATCAAGAGTATGAGAACTCAGCAGGTAATCCACATTATTCAGGACCCAACATACCAATGGAACCAAGGGTAAGATATCCAAACCCTATGGATAACTACCATCCATCAAGGCCACAAGACAGTTAT
- the LOC107765161 gene encoding 3'-5' exonuclease-like: MAEIISRTLFCTSVPFYENQIKVTVTKKAADVDKWIGQTIHIHRRRLHKLLIGLDIEWLACINATDKNHSKIALLQLCVGRRCLLFQLLHADYIPNSLRAFLANPNFTFVGVGIQGDAYKLFQDHGLFVANSVDLYQLALVVRKFEPEYGIMGLKRMGLKRMAYEVLGKVMEKPLKVTLSQWDTEELSYEQVEYACIDAFVSFEIGMNLFSEMLNRLVYSPYVSAFDVKFDEIS, translated from the coding sequence ATGGCCGAAATAATCTCCCGAACGTTATTCTGCACTAGTGTTCCTTTCTATGAAAACCAAATCAAAGTAACAGTTACAAAAAAAGCCGCCGACGTTGATAAGTGGATTGGGCAAACAATCCACATTCACCGGCGTAGACTACACAAGCTCCTTATTGGTCTAGACATTGAGTGGCTCGCCTGTATTAACGCCACTGATAAAAACCACTCCAAAATAGCGCTCCTTCAGCTCTGCGTCGGCCGTCGTTGCCTTCTATTTCAACTTCTTCACGCAGATTACATCCCGAATTCTCTCCGCGCTTTTCTCGCAAACCCTAACTTCACGTTCGTTGGTGTTGGTATTCAGGGCGACGCTTACAAATTGTTCCAAGATCACGGGTTGTTCGTAGCGAATTCAGTGGATTTGTACCAGTTAGCATTGGTTGTACGTAAATTTGAGCCTGAGTATGGAATAATGGGGTTGAAGAGAATGGGATTGAAGAGAATGGCGTATGAAGTTCTTGGTAAAGTGATGGAGAAGCCGTTGAAAGTTACGTTGAGTCAATGGGATACTGAGGAATTGTCGTATGAACAAGTGGAGTATGCTTGTATTGATGCTTTTGTGTCTTTTGAAATTGGAATGAACTTGTTTTCTGAGATGTTGAACAGATTGGTGTATTCTCCATATGTATCTGCTTTTGATGTAAAATTTGATGAAATATCATAG